The Candidatus Roizmanbacteria bacterium CG_4_9_14_0_2_um_filter_38_17 genome contains the following window.
ATGAAGATCCAACATTTGGAGTTAAAACTGATGAAGATACTGGTCAGACGATAATATCGGGTATGGGCGAATTGCATTTGGAGGTTTTGGTTGATCGTATGAAACGAGAGTTTAATGTCGAAGCGAATGTTGGTAAACCACAAGTTTCGTATAAAGAGACAATTAGAGAAAAAGCTCAAGCAGAAGGAAAGTATATTAAGCAGTCTGGTGGACGAGGGCAATATGGGCATTGTTTTATACGTATTGAACCTCAGGAACGAGGTACAGGGTTTGTTTTTGAAAATAAGATAAAAGGTGGAGCAATTCCTAAAGAGTTTGTACCAGCTATTGAAAAAGGAATTAAAGAAGCTGCGGAAAGAGGAATTGTAGCAGGATATCCAATGGTAGATATTAAAATTGAGCTATATGATGGAACTTATCATGATGTTGACTCGTCCGAAGTAGCCTTTAAGATTGCTGGTTCAATGGCATTTCAATCTGCAGCAAAACAGGCAGATCCTACACTAACAGAGCCAATTATGAAGGTAGAGGTAACAACACCGCCAGATTTTGTGGGAGATGTAATTGGAGACCTATCAGCAAAACGTGCCCAGATTCAAGGAACTGTAACTCGTGGAAAAGCTCAAATTATTACAGCTTTAGTTCCTTTGGCTGAATTACCAGGGTATTCAACAATATTGCGGTCAATGACTCAAGGGAGAGCTACTTATTATATGGAACCTAGTCATTATGAAGAAGTGCCAAGAAATATTCAAGAAAAGATTGTTGAGAGCAGATCTTGACAGTATCTGTAGTTGTGGTATTATTCTTGCATAAATTTCTTTCATTAAAGAAAATATAAAAAAATGGCAGATTCAAAAAAATACGAGCGCACTAAGCCTCATGTAAATATCGGAACTATCGGACACGTGGATCACGGCAAGACCACTTTAACTGCGGCTATTACTAACTACCTTGCTACTAAAGGTCAAGCTTCTGCGATGAAGTTTGAGGATATTGACAATGCTCCCGAAGAGAGAGAAAGAGGAGTTACAATAAACATTTCCCACGTTGAATACGAAACGGCAAAGCGTCACTATGCTCATATAGATGCACCAGGACATGCTGACTACATCAAGAACATGATCACTGGCGCAGCTCAGATGGACGGCGCAATTTTGGTTGTGTCTGCTCCAGATGGACCCATGCCACAAACCACAGAACACATTCTACTTGCGCGTCAAGTTAATGTGCCTGCGATTGTTGTGTTCATGAACAAGGTAGATATGGTTGATGACGAAGAATTGCTTGATCTAGTTGAGATTGAAGTTCGTGAGCTTTTAAATAAATACAAATACCCAGGTAACGACGTGCCAATTATTCGTGGCTCAGCTCTTAAAGCGCTTGAAGGTGACGCCGAAGCACAAAAGGGAATTGAGAAGCTAATGGATGCAGTAGATGAGTATATTCCTGAACCTAAACGTGAGCTGGATAAGCCATTTTTAATGCCAATAGAGGACGTTTTCTCAATTAAGGGAAGAGGAACTGTTGTAACAGGACGTATTGAGAGAGGTAAAGTTGATGTAAATGATGAGATTGAGATTGTTGGTGTCAAAGACACAGTTAAGACAGTCGTTACAGGAGTAGAAATGTTTAGAAAAACTCTTGACGAAGGTCAAGCGGGAGATAACGTTGGAGTACTCGTACGAGGACTAGAGAAAAATCAGGTAGAACGTGGTCAAGTATTAGCTAAGCCAGGTTCAATTACTCCTCATACTAAATTTGAGGCAGAGGTCTATGTCTTAACTAAAGATGAAGGTGGTAGGCATACTCCATTCTTTACAGGTTACAGACCTCAGTTCTACATTAGAACAACAGATGTTACTGGTAACGTAGCTTTACCAAAAGGAGTTGAAATGGTTATGCCTGGAGATAACGTTACAGTTACTGTCGAATTGATTCAGCCAATTGCAATGGAAGAGGGAGTAAGATTTGCTATCCGCGAAGGTGGACACACGGTTGGGGCAGGAGTTATTACTAAGGTAGTAGCTTAAGATACACCCATTTGCCCAAAATTTGCACATTTAAAGGTCTTATATTATGCGTCAAAGTAGAATTAGAGTTAGATTAAAGGCATATGATCACAGGGTTATTGATGAATCCTGTCAGAAAATAGTTGAGTCTACAATTCAAACTGGTGCAAAAGTTATGGGACCTGTTCCTCTTCCAACACGCAGAGAAAAATTTGCGGTTATGCGTTCCCCATTTACGGACAAGGATTCACGTGAGCATTTCATGATCAAGACACATAAGAGAGTAATAGATATTGAAGAACCTAACCAGAAAACTATTGATGCTCTTATGCATATGAATCTTCCCGCTGGAGTAGATATTCAGATAGGCTCCTAAATCTCTTCAACATATAGTTCCTAGATCATGTTATTGTGTATATATGAAAGTTAATTGGTGGCTGATTGCAGCATTGGAGTTGGTTCTTCTATTGCTGATATTTACTGGATTTGGATTAGCGTATTTATCATCTTCAAATAAGTTGTTAATAGACAATAATATGCAGAATATAATTCATGAAACAAAAAAGGAAGACGAATATAGTCTAGTAAAAAGAAACATGAGTGATAAATTTACCCTGGAAGGAGTAAAGGTTGAAATAAGTAGAATTGGATATGATAGATTTTTATCTACCATCATAGGCAGCCTTGGAGATATTGAAGAGATAAATATTGCTGAATATACTGGCATACACACAACTCAGAATGTTCAAGGAGACAGTGAGCAGCAGCTGTATGTATTAACAACTAATAGCAAGAAGAGCGATCAGGTAATTGTGATAACCGTAACAAATGATGGAGTTACGGTTAATGATATTAGTGCAATAATTGAGCAGGTTGATAAAGAGCTGATATTGCACCTCACCCCAACTGTAAAGATTGAAAATACTAAAGTACCAGTGAATGAATCTCTAACACAAACTCCAACTAATGTTCCAGCTCAAACACCTCTGTTAACACCTGACCCAGCTAATTTTGGAGATTGTATCTATGGTTGTGTATCTGAAGAGAGATTTAAGTAAATTACTACATCTTTTCGAGAGTTTTGATTCCTAAGAGTTTAAGCCCATTCTTCAATACTTGTGCAGTAGCGGACGTTAGCTGTAATCTAAATTGTACATTATCACCACCGATTACTTTATGTTTGTTGTAGAAAGTATTGTATTTCTGCGCAAGATCAAACAGGTAATTGCAGATTAAGTTAGGAGAGTAAGTTTTTCCTGCTTCAAGCACCACTTCGGGATATTTATACAAAGTTCGCAAAATAGTTAATTCCTCGATGTTTGGTTGTAGGCTCGTATCTGATTTACTATTTTCACTCTTTCTTGCAATAGATTTACATCTAGCATATGTGTACTGTAAATATGGCCCCGAGTTCCCCTCTAAAGATATGGACTGATTAATGTCAAATGCTATTTCACTTTTTGGATCAACTTTTAACATAGAATATTTTACAGCACCGATCATAATAATCTCTGCTGACTTGTCATCAACATCGAAAGATTTTGTAATTTTATTCTTAACTTCATCCAATAGCCATTGAGCGGTAATTACTGTTCCTTTGCGGGAAGACATTTTTCCCTTAGCTAGCTGAACAAATCCGTATATGTAGTGAAGCTGTTTATTTTGGTATTTTACAGAATTGATTAGCTCTTCTGCCTTAAACGTTACCTGGAAAAAACTGGCTTGCTCTGGACCTACTATATGAATACATTTGTCTATTTCTCCATGCTCACTAAACTCTAGTTCTGCTAAGCCTAGTTCTTTTCCTTCGTAAGTAGGATTTCCCTCGCTAGTGATAAATACTCTAGTATGGAGACCATATTTATCTCCATTAAACACAACAGCGCCTTTACTTTTCTCTAAGATACCGTCTTTAAGAGCTTGTTTGGACATTTTAAGTCCTGAGTCATATACCTCGCTTTCAAAATATAATCGGTCAAAATGAGAATAAACTCGCTTATAAAACTCGTCATAGTAATCCAAGCTCCATTGCCTAGTCTTCTTCCAGAGTTTTAGAATTTTAGGATCTCTGTTGTATATTTTTTTGTTAATAACATGAATTTTTTGCTTAGCTTCTTCATTGTTTTCATAATAACTATTACCTTCTTGGTAAGATTTACCTAAGTATTTAATCTTTTCATCAAGAGTTTTAGGAGTTTTCTCGCCAGTTTGCATCATTCCGTATATGCATTTTGCAATATGCATACCAACATCTCCTTGATAATTAGCTCTTATAACCTTATTACCAATCGTCTCTAGTATTCTAATAATTGACTCTGCTAAGGATATATTTCTTAAATGACCAATATGGAGTAGTTTGTGAGTATTGGGGTGAGCAAATTCAACGATTATTTTTTTTGCTGGACCTAAGAGGAATGAAGGGATTATTTGTTTATCTGTGTTAATAAGTTCGAGCTCATTGATCAAACAATCATTTGCGAGCCAAAAATTAATAAATCCTGAGCCGGCTACCTCTATTTTGTCTACAACCTTCTTTAGTTCTTTATCTTTCTCTAATTCTGTTACTATTGCTGTGGCTAGCTCTCGAGGATTTTTCTCTGCCTTAGCTGCTAATACCATTGCTATATTGCAAGAGTAATCGCCATGGCTTTCCTCACCCGGATGCTCCAGGTTTATATCTACCTCTGGTAGCTTTAAACGCTTAATTACTTGTTGTATCTGTTCTTTAATAGTGTCTGTGATCATTAGTCTATTATAGCAGGATCACTAAAACTAGTAAGTTAAGAGATGTATTAGCTGAACTTTAGTTGTAGCTTGCGCCTAAAACTTTGGTTAGGGGAGAAAGAAACAAAGATCAATTTTTCTTCCTACCTAAGGTGTGATTAATAGATCTGACTGTTATTTATATACCTCTGCTTGAAGGTTAAACATCTGTGCGTACTCACCATTTTTTAAATATAGCTCATCGTGTGTGCCTCTTTCGATGATTGCCCCATCCTTTAGAACAATTATTTCAATAGATAATTGTTCCCCATTTGCAAAGGCGTTTCCTAAAATTTGTTGATATTTCTTAGGGAGTTTTTCTATAAACTGATTTGCGCCAGACATCAAAGCGGCTTTTCTAATAAGTGGCTTATTTTGTATGTCTTTAATTTTCCCAATTGCGATATTTTCTGAAACAGTCAAACAACCTTATTCCTGGGGATAATAAGGTCAATATTCTTTAAGTTATTTTCCCTGGCGCCTTTAATTATTATGTTATTCATCTTGACAAACACTCAACTATGGGCTATTATATGATATAACGTTACGTTATAGTCAATAGCAATGAAAAACTATCTATCAGCAGGGGAATTAGCAAGGTTAGCTTGTACTACCAAGCGGACCATTCATTTTTATGATGAGCTGGGAATATTGAAGCCTGTGAAAGTTGATTCCAATGGCTACCGTAAATATGCTCAAGAACAGGTATTGGATTATCAGAGAATACTTCTATTAACCACGCTAGGCGTTTATCTTAAAGAAATAGAAAAATACCTAAAGAAACAAGGAGACTTATCTGCCTTATTTTTTGAGAAAAAAGCTCTAATTAAGCAGCAAATTGAGGACTTGAAATTTAGTTTAGATAGCTTAGAAAGATACTCACTAAATCTAGAAATTAATAGAACAATGGTGGATCCCAAGATAAAAGTAGTTAAACCATTTTATATATATTACATAGAGCGGAAAGGTCCATATTCAAAAATTGGTGATTATTGTGTGGAATTAGGAACAATGCTTGATAAAAAGGGAAACAAGTTTGTGTCTCTAGCTATATTTGAGGATCAGACCTACCAGCCAAAAGAAACGCTAATAAAAGTAGCTATTATTGCAAATAAAAATATGATAGTTAGGAGTGAATATAAAGATGAAGTTAAATATATGAAATTCAACCCTGGAAAGGTAATAACTTATACCCATAACGGATCAGGTAGTTTGTTGTCCTTGTTTTGGAAAGAGCTGGAGAAGTATTGTAGATTAAATAAATTAAATGTTCGTAGAAAAACTCCTGCTTTTGAAATTTATCGCAAAGTAAACCAAGATTTGTCTAAGCAGTTTTTTGAGATCTACTTACCTATAATTTAGTAAACCTGTTTGCGGTAATTTTTAATAAATTGTCTGTGTAATTTACACACTTGGTGTGTTAATTGTATACAGAGAACCCCGGGTGGAGCCGAGTTTATTTACAAAACCAGATTTGTAAAGTTGGCGCAGATCATAATGGAGAGTGCTTTCTGGAACACGAGCAAAACGCCGCTTAATGTTGTCAAAGCTAACTATTTTGTGATCACGAATTATTTCTAGAATTTCGCGTCGTCTGGGAAGTAAATTATCCTCGGGCACCGAGTCTTTCGCATCTGTATATGTTTTTATTCCTTGCTCTGCTTGCTGAGCAATTGCTGTTAAGAAAAATTCTACAAATTCCATGATGCTATTTGATGGGAGTGCCAAAAGGTCGTAATATAGTTGGCGGTTTTCTTCAAGATATTGTTCTATGGTAACAAGCCCTCGAAAGTCATAGTCATTAGTGTGTAGGATGTAAACTGAGAGTAATCGTCCTACACGCCCATTTCCGTCTAAAAAAGGATGTATTTTTTCAAACTCATAGTGAATAATTGCCGCATGAATGGGAGCAGGGTAATCGGTTGAGCTATAAAATGAGATTAATTGATCTACAAGACTCTTTATTTCACTTGGTGGAGGCGGCATATATACTGCTATTCCTGCTGAATTAAATATTGCTGACTGCTCGTGCCGGAACTTTCCTGCCGCGGCAGATAATTTATTCATAGCAATTCTATGTAGATTTAAAATAATACTTGGTACTAGTTTTTTGTTTTGCTTTGCATTTCGTAGCCAGCTGTATGCGCGTTGTAAGTTTTGAACTTCTAGTGCTCTGGTATCATGTTTATCCAGCTTTCCAACATCTGTTAATTTAAGTGAATTCCCTTCAATTCGCGCAGAATAAAGTGCGCTTTTTAACAAAGACTCTCGCTGTAAACGTAATTCAATCAGTGGCTTTTTTGGAATGCTTGCTAAAACTTGCTGAGCAACATCAATTCGCCTAAGCAATGCTTCAATTTCTACTGTGTGTTTATAGATATATTTCATATAATACCTGTTTAACAGATATTAAAAGATATTGCAAGATGTTAGAAGATATTGGAAGATTAATTATAACCACAGTGGGAATAGGGACAAAGAATTTTATCACAACAGATCTTTTCTTCATTTAATAACTGGGGGATTCGTTTATAGTTTCGAAGGAATGATCCCTTGAGATACCATAAGTCATCTGGCTTTAATACATTCTTTAGTATTTCTGCGGCGACGAGCACATTGGTTGCGTAAGCAGTTTTTTCTTTAGGGTAACCTGCTTTAACTGCTGTTTCAAGTGTATGTTTACGTAAGAGGCCAATTCCAACAACAAAATCTGGCTTAAATTTAGCAATCTCATAACCCGTCTTTTTATGCTCATCAACTGGATCTTCCAGCTCCCCCATTTCTCCCAAGACAGCAATTTTTCTACCCTTTTTATATTCAAGTTTGAAAAGTGTTTCAAGCCCAGCTTTAGTACTGGCGGGATTAGCGCGCAGTGAATCATTAAGAATAAGAGTATTTAAGGGGCCTTTTTCAATATTCATGCGTCCTTTAAGTGGTGATATTTCTTTTGCCACAATCTGAAAATTGTTAATAAGGCCGTGGTGAGGGTGAGCGGATTTGGCAATCAGGTATCCTGCCATGAGGTTATATATATGATGTGTTCCTATTAGTCCTGTTTCAACAATATATTTTCTATTGTCAATATTTATTTCAAATTCTGTCCCAGTTAGATTAATCTTTATAGATTTAGGGTTTACCCAGACGTTAGAGTACTTAGGATCTGTTCCATACCAAATAACTTTTGCTTTAGTGTGTTTAGCCATTTGGCGGACTAATGGGTCGTCATAGTTTAAGATTGCGGTGCCGGTCTTTGGTAAAACTTCTATTATTTTTCTTTTTTCCTGAATAAGTGTTTCAAGTGACCCCAAGTGCTCATTGTCTGTATGAACTGGTGAAATTCCGGTGATACAAGAAATGCTTGGTTTAACAATCTCTAGATGCTGGTCCATTTCCCCCAAGTGATCAATCCCTAATTCCCAGACAACGTGCTTGGTCCAGGGGCGGACTTTGAGAGCTGTAATGGGAATATTAAAGGTCGTGTCTAGATTAGTATCTGTGGATACTGTGGATCCAGCTTTTTCTAAGATAGCAGTAGTTATTTTGGTAGTATTTGTTTTACCCTGGCTACCAGTTATGGCAATCTGAATAGGGTTGTTGAGTTTTAACCAGGTTTTAGCAAAGGCTCTTTTTGCTAGGTGATATATTTGTTTGGTTCCTGTTGGATAATAGACAGTCATATTAGACTATTATACAGTGATTTATTAGATTATATTAGTTATTATGGAGATGGTGGTTAATGGCGAAGACCTATTTCGTATATAGATTCAAGATCGAGAAGACCACTTTGAGTGGCTACTGATCTCATGAGATCTTTTATTGTCTTATTTCTTCTGTTAAGTGTTTGTTTACCTCCGATTGTAACTCTTAGATCTGATGATTCGTGTTTATCTCTCAAAAATTCTAGCAGATCTTCATAATTTGAATCTGGCAGTTTTCCAGTTTCTTCTTTGAATTGTTGAGATATTTCATGAAATAAAGCAGTTACTGTGTCTTTGGGAACATATGGAAGGTCGGCTGGAGTAATATATGATCTTTCGGCTAACAAATCAACATTGCCAATATCTCGATGAGAGCCATACATTAAGTGAGAATATGTTAGCTGATTAAGACTTGTCTTATCTAAATAATCTGCCTCTTTTAAGTTGGGCCTATTTAGTTCATAGAGGTATTTAATATAGGCTACACCTGATAATACCTGAAATGATTGATCTAATTCGAGATCTATTAGTTTTTCATCTAGGTTTCGATTACTTAACAAGCTTTGTTCGGATAGAGATATAATTTTGTTGGAAGCACGCAGAAGAGATTTTAAAAAAGCCCTTTGAGTATCAGGTATAGAAGGCTGTGAGAGTTGTTCTTGGATATAGCTTCGTAATTGGGGATTAGTTAATTGGTGTTGTAGAAATAAGTTATTTTGCGTTGCTTCTTCGGATGTGTACCAATTAACCGTGTTGTCAATTGACGTAATGTTATCAGAGTTGTAAATGTTATCTCTATCTCCAGCTTCGTTAATCACGAGTGATGCCCAAGTTTTTGTTGTGCGTGTTAGTTGCCAAGGTGAAATAAGATTGCGGTTTTTGGGATCAGTAATCATTGATCGGATAAAATTTGGGCTATTAAATAATTTTCGAAGAGATTCAGTTTCTGGTGTAGTTTCCAGGAATGATTGCTCAATGAGACGATCTGTTTCTTGTTTAGTTTGAGCAAGGTGGTCGTACAATTGTATTGTTTGTGCTATTTCTGGGTCGAGACCATATTGAGCTATTTGCTTTTGGAACCACGAGCTATTTCTATTGCAATAAGCTAGAGCTCTGGCAATTTGTATAGATTCTTGATCATGGATGCCAAATGTACGAGGTCCCATAACCCGAGGTATATCATCTGTTCCCATATCTTTAGGATTGCCAAAGTGATTTTGGAACGAATCTGTAGTTTTCCATATTGTTATTAATGCTCTTTCTCTTTGATCTTCAGAATGTTTTCCTCGACTCCAGAACATTGCAAGCCTATTTGCAGCCTCGATTTTAAACTCTGTCCATACGTCACTGTTGTATTTACCGCGACCGCCAATATTTCGTGAGCTGGTTCGAAAACCAAGAAGGACTTGCGGAAGTCCTATGTCTAATTCCTGTGAGGTTTGATTAATTTTTGAGATAAAATTTTGGTGGTGGCTGTCGAATTCTGGTTGATACTTAAATGGGTCTTTACTAAAATAAAATAGACTAAGCTTAGTAAGCCATTCGTTAAGACGAAAAAAACTATCTTCATTTAGTGCATCACTAGAAAAACGGGAAGGATCTAGATCATGAAAGAGACTGTCAGAAGTTTCACGTGAGATTTGTGCGTACTCGGGTGATTGAGGTAATAGTTTTCGACCATGTGGCGGAACTCCCCCTGCAGCGTTTATTACTGCCCGGGGAGCTCCGAAATAATTTGCAATTGCTGTTCCGGCGAGTATACTACCAGCAATTAGCACTTTTCTTCTTGACATACCTGGTTCTTGGTTCTGTGAAGGATGGGTAACTGTTACACTCTCAGATGATGTAGGGTCAGTTTCTGTTGAGGCTAATGTTACTGATGCTTCGCTTGTTTCGTCCATGATTTGATTGTTAGAAATTGCTGAGAGCTCCCATGTAGTTATTTAGAAAAGCGGGTATGGCAAAGGCAAGTCCAATCAGGGGAAGAACAAACATAACTGCAGTACCAATTAATGTCCACATGAAGTATTTGCGGGTTTTTTCAGATGATGAGTATATCTTTCTAAGTAGCTCATCTTGAGCATTTAATCTGGCAACAATATCTTCTTGCATGTTTTTATTATAATCTATTTCAAAAAGTTTTAAAACCGGGTTTTAAAATAACTAAGATTTGTTGAAAATACAGGATAATATATACACAATTCCTATCATTATTATGATAATGAAGATATCAAGTCCCGTCTGATAATGGATTACGTGGCGAATACCAAGTTCACGAAGTATAACTGAGAGTTCCTCCAGAGCAATTCCACCACCTATAGTTAGCATATGCTAAAAGAATAATGAAGAATTTATTTCTTGAAATATGCATAATCAAAATTGCTCTTGATTGGTCGGGGTACTAGGAATCGAACCTAGACCGCACGCCCCCCAGGCGCGCATTCTGCCACTAAACTATACCCCGATTGGAATATTTTATCACTACGCTACTTATAAAAAGATATGGTACAATAGCCTTGAAATATGACAGATGATAAACAAGTAGAGCAGCGTAAAAAAGCAGTGAGTTTAGCGATGGAGCAGATCCAGACACAATATGGTAAAGGATCTATTATGCGTTTTGGTGAGCCTGGGGCAAGAGTTGCAGGACTCGAAGTTATATCTACTAGTTCTTTGACTCTTGATCAGGCATTGGGCGTAGGAGGGTTACCACGAGGAAGAATAGTTGAGGTTTATGGTCCAGAAGCTTCTGGAAAAACTACCATTGCATTGGGGACTATTGCGCAAGCACAAAAAGCTGGTGGTATTGCGGCCTTTGTAGACGCAGAGCATGCTCTTGATCCCGCTTGGGCACAGATAATTGGTGTGAATTTGGATGATCTTTTAATTTCTCAACCGGACACTGGAGAGCAGGCTTTGGAAATTACAGAGACACTTATTCGCTCAGGTGGTATTGACGTTTTGGTAATAGATTCTGTGGCCGCACTAGTTCCTCGTTCGGAAATTGAAGGGGAGATGGGAGACTCACAGATGGGGGTTCAAGCTAGGCTTATGAGCCAAGCACTTCGTAAATTAACCGGAGTAATTTCAAAATCTCGCACAGTAGTTATTTTTACTAACCAAATTAGGCATAAAATTGGAGTGATGTTTGGAAACCCTGAAACCACAACAGGTGGATTAGCCTTGAAGTTCTATGCGTCAATCCGTATGGATGTTCGTAAAATTAAAGCAATAAAATCCGGAGACCAAGTAATTGGCTCAAGGCATAGAGTAAAGGTTGTTAAGAATAAAGTTGCTCCACCATTTCGAGAAGCTGAGTTTGAGATTAAGTCGTTTGGTATAGACAAGGGTGGAGAGCTTTTAGATATGGCAGTTGAGCACGGAGTTATTAATCGTTCAGGAGCATTTTTTAAATATGGGGAAAGTGTACTAGGTCAAGGACACGATGCTGCTGCATCGACACTGATGGAAGATAAGAAGTTAGCTAGCAAGATTTATGCTGAAACCAAACAAGCCAAGACTGAAGGAGAAAAGCCCAAAAAAACCAAGTGATAAGTGTTACTTGTTATATAATAAGGCACAGAGGCTGATCTCATATCGTCCTCGTTCGGAATCCGAACTTCGTTTACGTTTGACTTTGTATGTGGGTAAATGGAAGTTAGAACATTCTTTAGTGGAAGAGGTCCTACAAATACTAAAAGAAGAAAATGTAATAGACGATTTTAAATTTGCCCAGTGGTGGATAGAGCAGCGATCTGAGTTTAGTCCGCGAGGCAAGCGAATGATAACTGCAGAACTAAAAGCAAAAGGCGTTGATGAAGAAATCATCAGAGAGGCAATAGCCCTATTACACACCGGCGAAATTGATATTTTTGGTGTTAAAAGAGAAGCTTTGGATGAAAAAATACTTGCTTTGGGAGCTGCCATGAAAAAACAAAAAATGTATAAAACTGAAGATAAGTTCACATTTGAAAAAAAAATGGTAAGATACTTGGTAAGTCGTGGCTTTGATTACACAATTTCAAGTGAGGTAACGCAAGAATTAATAACAATAAATTATGAGTGATTCAATAAACAAAATTAGAGACGAATTAATAGGAAAACTGGAAAAATCCGCTGGCATGTCTCGAAATGACGCAAAACAGGAGCTTTTAAACCAGATAAAACATTCAGAAGCAGAAGAGATAGCAAGAGAGATAAAGGCTGTAGAAGAGAAAGTTAAGGTAGAAGCAGATAAACGAGCCAGAGAGATTGTGGCCGATGCTATTAAACACGGTGCTACTGATTGGGTTTCTGAGTTTACTGTTTCGACAATCCAGATCCAAGATGATAGTGTCAAAGCGCGCATCATAGGTAAAGAAGGCAGAAATATCCGTGCGTTTGAGAGAGTGACCAATGTTGATGTAAATCTAGATGAAGAAGGATTAATTACTCTTTCTAGTTTTGATCCAGTGCGTCGCGAAATTGCGCGAGTAGCGTTAGAGGATTTAATTAAAGATGGGAGAATTCAACCAGCAAGAATAGAAGAGATATACGAGCAGACCAAGGAAAGTATTGAGAAATTAATGTTTGAAGCTGGTGAGAAGTTGTGTCACGGAGTAGGAGTTTTTAGCATGCCCAAGGAGTTGATCGCTATGTTAGGAAGGTTTAAATACCGTTTTTCATATGGCCAAAACATGATTAAGCATACCTTGGAGGAGACAAAGATAGGAATTGCGTTGGCAGAAGAGTTGAGAGCAGACGTGGACATTGTTCGTTTGGGTTGTTTGCTCCACGATATTGGAAAGATTGTATCTGAAGATGAAGGAACTCATGTTGATAAAGGAGTAAAGCTTTTAAAGAAATATAATATGCCCGAAGCTGTGATTGGTTGTGTGGCAGCACATCATGAAGATATTCCATTTCCATCTTTATCTGCAGTATTAGTATATGTAGCCGATGCAGTTTCAGGAGCTAGACCTGGAGCCAGACATGAAGACTATGGTGACTATTTGAAACGTCTTACTAAACTGGAAGATATAGCAAAGAGACACACGGGAGTATCTGATGCTTACGCAGTCTCAGCTGGTCGTGATCTTCGAGTGGTTGTAGACCCTGGAGAGTTATCTGACGCGGAAGCGACTGTGCTGGCACGAGATATTAAAA
Protein-coding sequences here:
- the tuf gene encoding elongation factor Tu; this translates as MADSKKYERTKPHVNIGTIGHVDHGKTTLTAAITNYLATKGQASAMKFEDIDNAPEERERGVTINISHVEYETAKRHYAHIDAPGHADYIKNMITGAAQMDGAILVVSAPDGPMPQTTEHILLARQVNVPAIVVFMNKVDMVDDEELLDLVEIEVRELLNKYKYPGNDVPIIRGSALKALEGDAEAQKGIEKLMDAVDEYIPEPKRELDKPFLMPIEDVFSIKGRGTVVTGRIERGKVDVNDEIEIVGVKDTVKTVVTGVEMFRKTLDEGQAGDNVGVLVRGLEKNQVERGQVLAKPGSITPHTKFEAEVYVLTKDEGGRHTPFFTGYRPQFYIRTTDVTGNVALPKGVEMVMPGDNVTVTVELIQPIAMEEGVRFAIREGGHTVGAGVITKVVA
- a CDS encoding 30S ribosomal protein S10, with the protein product MRQSRIRVRLKAYDHRVIDESCQKIVESTIQTGAKVMGPVPLPTRREKFAVMRSPFTDKDSREHFMIKTHKRVIDIEEPNQKTIDALMHMNLPAGVDIQIGS
- the argS gene encoding arginine--tRNA ligase — protein: MITDTIKEQIQQVIKRLKLPEVDINLEHPGEESHGDYSCNIAMVLAAKAEKNPRELATAIVTELEKDKELKKVVDKIEVAGSGFINFWLANDCLINELELINTDKQIIPSFLLGPAKKIIVEFAHPNTHKLLHIGHLRNISLAESIIRILETIGNKVIRANYQGDVGMHIAKCIYGMMQTGEKTPKTLDEKIKYLGKSYQEGNSYYENNEEAKQKIHVINKKIYNRDPKILKLWKKTRQWSLDYYDEFYKRVYSHFDRLYFESEVYDSGLKMSKQALKDGILEKSKGAVVFNGDKYGLHTRVFITSEGNPTYEGKELGLAELEFSEHGEIDKCIHIVGPEQASFFQVTFKAEELINSVKYQNKQLHYIYGFVQLAKGKMSSRKGTVITAQWLLDEVKNKITKSFDVDDKSAEIIMIGAVKYSMLKVDPKSEIAFDINQSISLEGNSGPYLQYTYARCKSIARKSENSKSDTSLQPNIEELTILRTLYKYPEVVLEAGKTYSPNLICNYLFDLAQKYNTFYNKHKVIGGDNVQFRLQLTSATAQVLKNGLKLLGIKTLEKM
- the recA gene encoding recombinase RecA, with the protein product MTDDKQVEQRKKAVSLAMEQIQTQYGKGSIMRFGEPGARVAGLEVISTSSLTLDQALGVGGLPRGRIVEVYGPEASGKTTIALGTIAQAQKAGGIAAFVDAEHALDPAWAQIIGVNLDDLLISQPDTGEQALEITETLIRSGGIDVLVIDSVAALVPRSEIEGEMGDSQMGVQARLMSQALRKLTGVISKSRTVVIFTNQIRHKIGVMFGNPETTTGGLALKFYASIRMDVRKIKAIKSGDQVIGSRHRVKVVKNKVAPPFREAEFEIKSFGIDKGGELLDMAVEHGVINRSGAFFKYGESVLGQGHDAAASTLMEDKKLASKIYAETKQAKTEGEKPKKTK
- the rny gene encoding ribonuclease Y; protein product: MSDSINKIRDELIGKLEKSAGMSRNDAKQELLNQIKHSEAEEIAREIKAVEEKVKVEADKRAREIVADAIKHGATDWVSEFTVSTIQIQDDSVKARIIGKEGRNIRAFERVTNVDVNLDEEGLITLSSFDPVRREIARVALEDLIKDGRIQPARIEEIYEQTKESIEKLMFEAGEKLCHGVGVFSMPKELIAMLGRFKYRFSYGQNMIKHTLEETKIGIALAEELRADVDIVRLGCLLHDIGKIVSEDEGTHVDKGVKLLKKYNMPEAVIGCVAAHHEDIPFPSLSAVLVYVADAVSGARPGARHEDYGDYLKRLTKLEDIAKRHTGVSDAYAVSAGRDLRVVVDPGELSDAEATVLARDIKKEVEETMVYPGQVKIIVIRELRAIEIAQ